One part of the Tautonia rosea genome encodes these proteins:
- a CDS encoding DUF1501 domain-containing protein yields MPELRPSLSGLRLLDRRSFLSRTFDGLGGIAMAAMLAQDRLLAASESADRPQIDPRRPHAPRPSHFEPQAKNVIVVFVAGALSHVDTFDYKPDLIRYDGKPMPGNERLVSFQGENGNLTAPLWKFRPRGQSGKMTSDLLPHLGELADDLCFLHALTTKSNTHGPGENVMSTGFTTEGFPSMGSWLTYALGSENQELPAFVAIEDPRGMPQSGPNNWANGFLPAAFQGTPFSTTKPVSHLARPNDVSVETDTAARDALLALNRDHAQQYPGDESLAARIASYELAARMQLSVPETTAVENEPAHILRLYGADDPEPTKAAFARNCILARRLVERGVRFVQLFNGAYASGGNLNWDGHSQLKEQYDRHGAILDQPVAGLIRDLKQRGLLESTLVVFCTEFGRMPMFQLGTYGRDHNPFGFSCWLAGAGVRAPFTYGATDPFGFKAEQNVTTVHDFHATILHLLGLDHTRLTYYHNGIERRLTDVHGNLITPILA; encoded by the coding sequence ATGCCCGAACTCCGACCGTCACTCAGCGGCCTCCGCTTGCTCGATCGACGCAGCTTCCTCTCCAGAACATTCGACGGACTCGGCGGGATCGCGATGGCTGCGATGCTTGCGCAAGACCGTCTGCTCGCCGCCAGTGAGTCTGCTGACCGCCCCCAGATCGACCCGAGACGCCCCCACGCTCCTCGCCCTTCGCACTTCGAGCCGCAGGCGAAGAACGTCATCGTCGTGTTCGTGGCAGGGGCTCTCAGTCACGTCGATACGTTTGATTACAAGCCGGATTTGATCCGGTACGACGGTAAGCCGATGCCGGGCAACGAGCGGCTCGTCTCGTTTCAGGGAGAAAACGGAAATCTGACTGCGCCGCTCTGGAAATTCCGGCCTCGCGGACAGTCGGGCAAGATGACCTCCGACCTCTTGCCGCATTTGGGGGAGCTGGCCGACGACCTCTGCTTCCTCCACGCCCTGACCACGAAGTCGAACACGCACGGGCCGGGCGAGAATGTCATGTCCACTGGGTTTACGACGGAAGGGTTTCCGTCGATGGGCTCGTGGCTCACCTATGCACTGGGCAGCGAAAACCAGGAACTCCCTGCATTTGTCGCCATCGAGGATCCTCGCGGGATGCCCCAGTCCGGCCCGAACAACTGGGCCAACGGCTTCCTTCCCGCCGCCTTTCAGGGAACCCCCTTCAGCACGACCAAGCCGGTCAGCCATCTTGCTCGCCCGAACGACGTGTCGGTTGAGACCGACACTGCCGCACGTGATGCCCTGCTGGCCCTGAACCGCGACCACGCCCAGCAGTACCCCGGCGACGAGTCGCTTGCCGCTCGCATTGCCAGTTACGAGCTTGCCGCCCGCATGCAGCTTTCGGTGCCCGAGACGACCGCCGTGGAGAACGAGCCGGCCCATATCCTCCGCCTCTATGGGGCCGATGACCCCGAGCCGACCAAGGCCGCCTTCGCCCGCAATTGCATCCTGGCCCGTCGCCTGGTCGAGCGTGGGGTTCGATTTGTTCAATTATTTAATGGAGCGTATGCGTCGGGAGGCAACCTGAACTGGGACGGGCACAGTCAGCTTAAGGAACAATACGATCGGCATGGAGCGATCCTCGATCAGCCGGTGGCTGGTTTGATCCGCGACCTGAAACAACGGGGCTTGCTCGAATCAACGCTCGTCGTCTTCTGCACCGAGTTCGGACGCATGCCGATGTTTCAGCTCGGCACCTACGGCCGCGATCATAACCCGTTCGGCTTCAGCTGCTGGCTCGCCGGGGCCGGAGTGCGTGCCCCCTTCACTTACGGTGCAACGGATCCGTTTGGCTTCAAGGCCGAGCAGAACGTGACGACTGTCCACGACTTTCACGCCACGATCCTTCACTTGCTCGGGCTCGACCACACTCGGTTGACTTATTACCACAACGGCATCGAACGCCGTTTGACCGATGTGCACGGCAACCTCATCACGCCAATCCTCGCCTGA
- a CDS encoding serpin family protein has translation MLGCFLLAIVCGLEPEDEPMDAVVRGNSQFALDLYGQLAQEPGNLFFSPYSISSALAMTLGGAAGETADQMADVLHLTLPSDVLHPAFGVLNTRLLDTDDDAGYQLNVANRIWGQQGYGFVPGYLALTRDAYGAQLQTVDFARATEAARDQINSWVEDQTKGKISNLIPPGVLDSLTRLVLTNAIHFKGDWATPFPESATRDAPFFLSGEDEVMVPLMNRRGSYRYGEGEDLKILELPYGKGDLSMVVFLPDARDGLDELEAKLNAEQIDLWIASLHRQEVAVSLPRFSLNSQFTLNQALSQLGMTLPFQPSQADFSGMDGSRELYITAAIHKAFVDVNEEGTEAAAATGIVVGVRSALPSEPKVFRADHPFLFLIRDTRTGSILFLGRLSNPEA, from the coding sequence ATGCTTGGGTGCTTCTTGCTGGCAATCGTCTGTGGTTTGGAACCGGAGGACGAGCCGATGGATGCAGTCGTCCGGGGGAACTCGCAGTTTGCGCTCGACCTTTACGGTCAACTTGCCCAGGAGCCGGGCAACCTGTTTTTCTCGCCCTACAGCATCTCGTCGGCGCTGGCAATGACCCTCGGAGGTGCCGCAGGCGAAACGGCTGATCAAATGGCCGACGTTTTGCACCTCACGCTGCCTTCGGACGTCTTGCATCCTGCCTTCGGCGTGCTCAACACCCGATTGCTCGATACCGATGACGACGCAGGGTATCAACTCAATGTTGCCAACCGAATCTGGGGTCAGCAAGGCTACGGATTCGTTCCTGGCTACCTTGCGTTGACCCGAGATGCGTATGGCGCTCAGTTGCAAACCGTCGATTTCGCCAGGGCCACTGAGGCGGCCCGTGACCAGATCAACTCCTGGGTCGAAGACCAAACGAAGGGCAAGATCTCGAACCTCATCCCTCCCGGTGTGCTGGATTCTCTGACCCGCCTTGTCCTCACCAACGCCATCCACTTCAAGGGAGACTGGGCGACCCCGTTCCCTGAATCGGCGACCCGCGACGCACCCTTTTTCCTCTCGGGTGAGGACGAAGTCATGGTCCCCTTGATGAACCGTCGCGGTTCCTACCGTTATGGTGAGGGCGAGGATCTGAAGATCCTTGAACTCCCTTATGGGAAGGGCGATCTGTCCATGGTCGTTTTCTTGCCCGATGCGAGGGATGGACTCGATGAGCTGGAGGCGAAGCTCAACGCCGAGCAGATTGACCTCTGGATCGCCAGTCTTCATCGTCAGGAGGTCGCGGTCTCGCTGCCCCGCTTCTCGCTCAACTCGCAATTCACACTGAACCAGGCATTGAGTCAGCTCGGCATGACCTTGCCGTTCCAACCGAGCCAGGCGGATTTCTCTGGCATGGATGGCAGCCGAGAGCTGTACATCACAGCCGCCATTCACAAGGCATTTGTCGACGTAAACGAGGAAGGCACCGAGGCCGCCGCGGCCACCGGCATCGTTGTGGGTGTGCGATCTGCCCTGCCGAGCGAGCCCAAGGTTTTCCGAGCCGATCATCCGTTCCTGTTCTTGATCCGCGACACGCGCACCGGCAGCATTCTCTTTCTCGGTCGTCTGTCGAATCCGGAGGCCTAA
- a CDS encoding PSD1 and planctomycete cytochrome C domain-containing protein has protein sequence MMPAGSDRVSARSQRGRRWARLLVVVSLVLLAPALRVDARDDATRNAFFEEKIRPALVLHCAECHGAAKQAGGLRVDWREGLREGGYSGPAIEPGNPDESLLLLVMEHAEPGLEMPRKAPKLSDEILRDFRTWILEGAYDPRASLPSPEESAEDEWSIKLVERRSWWSLQPVIQPTVPQPDDPLWSRGPVDRFILDRLLHEGLRPADPAEPAVLARRLAFVLTGIPPDEESLQAFLDDPSPIAYERLVDRLLESPHFGERWARHWMDVVRYGDTYGYEWDIPAKGAWRYRDYLIRAFNEDVPFDQIVREHIAGDLLENPRTDTVNGIVESLAGPMFFQLGEKRHGDSAEFDGIHQEMLNNKVDAFSKAFLGLTVSCARCHDHKLDAISQRDYHALAGVFMSSRWVSRTLDTPERNAEVLIELRRLKAPLRDALADWWQSQAAGWDDTLIASTDSSDPSNPWAVAVQNAGEERTLEHPLYPWITLMNAVQEGADLASGWEELALRYAQEREKRIQENASSFTLVADFSNGVPPGWSVEGEGLRDGPVRSGDFIVALEGEAILNAILPAGLFTHALSPRLNGALRSPFLNTLPAPWLHWESCGGEFSAERTVVDNAFLTERQMYLARSAPAWSGYPPFPEFSGRRVYRELATKTSNPNFPPRVGLGGPCSEEQAADPKSWFGVTRAVVSADAGTPQDELGRFAPLFDHPTPHSLTDLAQAYQQWLKASLDRWAADQATDDDSILLNWLLDHGLLPNRLSDKSSPALQLLVETYRTTERELLEPQTINGMADFDEGINDRINIRGDYAQLGPAVPRGFLEVLSAKAVDAAFRSVASGRRELADRVASPDNPLTARVYVNRLWQWVFGVGLVGSPNDFGKLGDPPSHPELLDWLAARLVDEGWSTKRIVRELVLSATFRQSSLAISGSAEIDPANRLLAHYPLRRLDAESIRDAILVASGQLDSRIYGVPINPHRSSEDPSKRLYSGPVNGANRRSLYTKLTVMEPPRFLALFNQPPPKIPTGRRDVTNIPAQALALLNDPFVTDQAASWGKRVAAHPADSIADQLSVMFRDALGRTPNSAEQERWSNLVNDLASEWSITPEDILTSSEIWANVAHTLFNTKEFLYLR, from the coding sequence ATGATGCCAGCCGGTTCGGATCGTGTGTCGGCCCGAAGTCAGCGAGGGAGGCGATGGGCCAGGCTGTTGGTCGTGGTCTCCCTCGTGTTGCTTGCGCCTGCCTTACGCGTTGACGCACGAGACGACGCAACCCGAAATGCGTTCTTTGAAGAGAAGATCCGCCCTGCCCTGGTCCTTCACTGTGCCGAGTGCCACGGCGCGGCCAAGCAGGCCGGTGGCCTCCGAGTTGATTGGCGCGAAGGATTGCGCGAAGGGGGGTACTCCGGTCCCGCGATCGAGCCCGGCAATCCTGACGAGAGTCTGCTCTTGCTCGTCATGGAACATGCTGAGCCGGGCCTCGAAATGCCGAGGAAAGCCCCAAAGCTTTCCGATGAGATTCTCCGTGACTTCCGCACCTGGATTCTCGAAGGTGCCTACGATCCAAGAGCATCCCTCCCCTCTCCCGAGGAATCTGCCGAGGACGAGTGGTCGATCAAGCTGGTTGAGCGGCGCTCGTGGTGGAGTCTTCAACCCGTCATTCAACCAACCGTTCCCCAACCTGACGACCCCTTATGGTCCAGAGGCCCGGTCGATCGCTTTATCCTCGATCGCCTGCTCCATGAAGGGCTACGCCCAGCGGACCCGGCCGAGCCTGCTGTTCTGGCTCGTCGCCTGGCGTTTGTCCTCACGGGGATTCCTCCCGACGAGGAGTCGCTCCAGGCATTTCTCGACGATCCTTCCCCGATCGCCTATGAACGGCTCGTGGATCGATTGCTCGAATCGCCTCACTTCGGCGAGCGTTGGGCGAGGCACTGGATGGACGTCGTCCGCTACGGAGACACCTACGGATACGAGTGGGATATCCCCGCAAAAGGGGCATGGCGCTACCGCGATTATCTCATCCGAGCCTTCAATGAAGATGTTCCTTTTGATCAGATTGTGCGGGAGCACATTGCCGGCGACCTGCTGGAGAACCCCCGGACGGATACGGTCAATGGCATTGTGGAATCACTCGCCGGTCCAATGTTCTTCCAGCTCGGCGAGAAACGTCACGGCGACAGCGCCGAGTTCGATGGCATTCATCAGGAAATGCTGAATAATAAGGTCGACGCGTTTTCCAAGGCATTTCTCGGTCTCACGGTCAGCTGCGCCCGCTGTCACGATCACAAGCTCGACGCGATCTCCCAGCGTGATTATCACGCGTTGGCCGGCGTGTTCATGAGTTCTCGCTGGGTTTCCCGAACTCTCGATACGCCTGAACGTAATGCCGAGGTCCTGATCGAACTCCGCCGCCTGAAGGCTCCATTACGTGATGCTTTGGCCGATTGGTGGCAATCCCAAGCGGCCGGATGGGATGACACCCTAATCGCCTCGACCGATTCCTCAGATCCCTCCAACCCCTGGGCAGTCGCAGTGCAGAACGCAGGAGAGGAGCGAACACTCGAGCATCCTCTCTATCCATGGATCACCCTGATGAACGCGGTGCAAGAAGGGGCCGATCTGGCCTCGGGCTGGGAGGAACTTGCATTACGATATGCTCAGGAACGCGAGAAGCGCATTCAAGAGAATGCTTCGTCGTTTACCCTGGTCGCCGACTTTTCCAACGGTGTCCCGCCCGGATGGTCGGTCGAAGGGGAGGGACTTCGTGACGGACCGGTTCGCTCGGGTGACTTCATTGTGGCGCTGGAGGGTGAGGCAATCCTCAATGCCATCCTGCCGGCCGGATTGTTCACACATGCCCTTTCTCCCCGATTGAACGGCGCGTTGCGGTCGCCGTTCCTCAATACGTTGCCTGCTCCCTGGTTGCACTGGGAGTCGTGTGGCGGTGAGTTTTCTGCCGAGCGAACGGTGGTCGATAACGCCTTCCTCACCGAGCGTCAGATGTATCTGGCCCGCAGTGCTCCTGCCTGGTCGGGCTACCCCCCCTTCCCTGAATTCTCAGGGCGTCGGGTTTATCGCGAGCTGGCCACGAAAACCAGCAACCCGAACTTCCCTCCCCGTGTCGGCCTGGGTGGCCCGTGTTCCGAGGAACAGGCCGCCGATCCGAAAAGTTGGTTCGGAGTCACACGGGCCGTGGTGAGCGCTGACGCCGGTACCCCTCAGGATGAGCTTGGGCGGTTCGCCCCTTTGTTTGACCATCCTACGCCACACTCGCTTACCGATCTTGCACAGGCGTATCAGCAATGGTTGAAGGCCTCACTCGATCGCTGGGCCGCTGACCAGGCAACTGACGACGACTCCATCCTTCTCAACTGGCTCCTCGATCACGGACTGCTTCCGAACCGTCTTTCCGATAAATCTTCCCCAGCACTTCAATTACTTGTCGAGACGTATCGAACAACCGAACGCGAGCTACTGGAACCGCAGACCATCAACGGGATGGCTGACTTTGATGAAGGAATCAACGATCGAATCAACATTCGCGGAGACTACGCGCAACTCGGCCCGGCTGTGCCCAGAGGCTTCCTGGAAGTGCTCTCCGCCAAAGCCGTCGATGCGGCGTTTCGCTCCGTTGCAAGCGGCCGCCGCGAACTTGCTGATCGGGTCGCCTCGCCCGACAACCCGCTGACCGCACGGGTTTACGTCAACCGTCTCTGGCAATGGGTTTTCGGGGTTGGCCTGGTCGGGTCTCCCAACGATTTTGGCAAACTCGGTGATCCTCCCTCACATCCGGAATTGCTCGACTGGCTGGCTGCTCGGCTGGTGGATGAAGGATGGTCAACCAAGCGAATCGTCCGCGAACTGGTCCTGAGTGCGACATTCAGGCAAAGCAGTTTGGCCATTTCAGGGTCTGCGGAGATCGACCCCGCCAACCGCCTGCTTGCCCATTACCCGCTTCGTAGGCTTGATGCGGAGTCGATCCGAGATGCCATCCTCGTCGCTTCCGGCCAGCTTGATTCCAGGATATACGGGGTTCCGATCAATCCGCATCGCTCAAGTGAAGATCCTTCGAAACGCTTGTACTCCGGTCCGGTCAATGGTGCCAATCGCCGATCGCTCTATACCAAGTTGACAGTGATGGAACCGCCTCGATTCCTGGCGTTGTTCAATCAGCCGCCACCGAAAATTCCGACTGGTAGGCGCGACGTGACGAACATCCCAGCCCAGGCGCTCGCATTGCTGAATGATCCTTTCGTCACGGATCAGGCGGCCTCGTGGGGGAAGCGTGTCGCCGCTCACCCGGCCGATTCGATCGCAGATCAATTATCAGTGATGTTCAGGGATGCCCTGGGACGAACTCCAAACTCGGCTGAACAGGAGCGATGGTCGAATCTGGTCAACGACCTGGCCAGCGAATGGTCGATCACTCCCGAAGACATCCTCACCTCGTCCGAGATCTGGGCAAACGTTGCCCATACGCTGTTCAATACCAAGGAATTTCTTTACCTTCGCTGA
- a CDS encoding DUF1501 domain-containing protein yields the protein MLALTGLLSEEARGADFGPTPRARNVIFCFMDGGPSHVDTFDPKPALSRFQGQSIGEQAVSKKSQSAASRVWMGSPWRFRRRGEAGLWVSDLLPYLADCADDLCVVRSLEGEQPLHGQQSLLLHTGRVTGQAPSFGSWVSYGLAGERSDLPGYVLLNNDWIPNGGFENFAPAYLPASHGATMIRSRGVPVDGIVPSDSVSVQRRKLDLLAEQDETFARLLTEGHVIESAITNYETAFRMQTSIPEVADVSGESEETRRLYGLDRPDDHQRFYALQCLRARRLVERGVRFVEITCPLTHPNNSPWDQHGELKKYHTENALISDQPIAALIVDLKRRGLLDSTIVVWAGEMGRTPHTPAISERAGRDHHVDGYSIFLAGGGFRGGFAFGQTDDFGNRVVEHPLTIHDIHATILHQLGLDHEQLTFRHGGRDQRLTDVHGHIVRDLIDSFAPRPDRLG from the coding sequence ATGCTGGCCCTCACCGGACTTCTCTCAGAGGAGGCACGCGGAGCCGACTTCGGACCAACGCCAAGGGCGAGAAATGTCATCTTCTGTTTCATGGACGGCGGTCCAAGCCACGTTGATACCTTCGACCCGAAGCCCGCACTGTCGCGGTTTCAAGGGCAGTCGATTGGCGAGCAAGCCGTCTCCAAGAAGTCGCAATCGGCAGCGTCGCGTGTTTGGATGGGAAGTCCGTGGCGGTTCCGGCGGCGCGGTGAAGCGGGACTGTGGGTCAGTGATCTTCTGCCATACCTTGCCGACTGCGCCGATGACCTCTGCGTCGTTCGATCACTCGAAGGCGAGCAACCACTGCACGGGCAACAAAGCTTGCTGCTGCACACCGGTCGAGTGACGGGCCAGGCTCCGAGTTTCGGCTCCTGGGTTTCGTATGGTCTGGCTGGGGAACGTTCCGATTTACCAGGTTATGTGCTTCTCAATAATGATTGGATTCCGAATGGTGGTTTCGAGAATTTTGCTCCGGCCTACTTGCCGGCCTCTCACGGCGCGACGATGATCCGATCGCGCGGTGTCCCAGTGGATGGGATTGTGCCGAGCGACTCGGTTTCCGTTCAGCGCCGCAAGCTCGACCTGCTCGCCGAGCAAGATGAGACCTTCGCTCGTCTCTTGACGGAAGGTCACGTGATCGAATCCGCCATCACGAACTACGAAACCGCGTTTCGGATGCAGACGTCAATCCCCGAAGTGGCCGATGTCTCGGGAGAATCAGAAGAAACCCGGCGGCTTTATGGACTGGACCGGCCAGACGATCACCAGCGCTTCTACGCCTTGCAATGCCTCCGGGCGCGTCGGCTCGTCGAGCGAGGCGTGCGGTTTGTCGAGATCACCTGCCCACTGACGCATCCGAACAATTCCCCCTGGGATCAGCATGGCGAACTGAAAAAGTATCATACCGAGAATGCGTTGATCTCCGATCAGCCGATCGCGGCCTTGATTGTCGACTTGAAACGTCGCGGGTTACTTGATTCGACGATCGTCGTCTGGGCCGGTGAGATGGGGCGAACCCCGCACACTCCGGCCATCTCCGAGCGCGCCGGGCGCGATCATCATGTGGATGGCTACTCGATTTTCCTGGCCGGCGGCGGTTTCCGGGGTGGGTTTGCCTTCGGCCAGACCGATGACTTCGGCAACCGAGTCGTCGAACATCCGCTGACGATCCACGACATTCACGCCACGATCCTCCACCAGCTAGGGCTCGATCATGAGCAATTGACCTTCCGCCACGGTGGGCGAGACCAGCGTCTGACCGACGTGCATGGGCACATCGTTCGCGACCTGATCGACTCGTTCGCTCCGCGACCTGACCGATTGGGCTGA
- a CDS encoding 6-pyruvoyl trahydropterin synthase family protein — protein MYRVAREIDFCYGHRLLNYEGKCRHLHGHNGKAVIILESESLDHRGMLVDFSDIKQHVQRWIDDHLDHTMLLHRDDPIVPMLHERGERFFTMEDNPTAENIARLIFDKAKEAGLPVVEVTLWETPRCHATYGE, from the coding sequence ATGTATCGTGTTGCCCGAGAAATCGACTTTTGCTACGGCCACCGTTTGCTCAATTACGAGGGCAAATGCCGCCATCTCCACGGTCACAATGGGAAGGCCGTGATCATCCTGGAATCGGAATCGCTCGATCATCGAGGCATGCTGGTTGATTTCAGCGACATCAAGCAGCACGTTCAGCGCTGGATTGACGATCACCTCGACCACACGATGCTCTTGCATCGCGACGACCCCATCGTGCCCATGCTTCATGAGCGGGGTGAGCGTTTCTTTACCATGGAAGACAACCCGACGGCCGAGAACATCGCCCGGCTCATTTTTGACAAGGCGAAAGAAGCTGGATTGCCTGTGGTCGAGGTGACGCTCTGGGAAACTCCTCGCTGTCACGCCACGTACGGAGAATAA
- a CDS encoding DUF4190 domain-containing protein, whose amino-acid sequence MATEPKAASSTAPSWSDSPIENELPTYRAISTWAVASLVLGLISLVSFASLSFVVASIAAIVCGAAAQRAIRRYPDLVTGTGLANLGITLGLISGLAAPTLSTVQHSIISRQARDYSTQLVEALESKGMADAFWLGQHPQVRAQMTPQGLMSDIENTPEQEMGGPDTRLSAIRSISQRLASGNQHIHFDEIEGRGFSGITPYAFVRVMLDGPETDEFPAVQFALFRVEGADYEGQRQWYIKDVVYPYEAGSRANVVESAHGHEH is encoded by the coding sequence GTGGCCACCGAACCGAAAGCCGCTTCCTCGACGGCCCCATCGTGGTCCGATTCTCCCATCGAGAATGAGTTGCCCACGTATCGGGCAATTAGTACCTGGGCTGTTGCCAGCCTGGTGCTCGGTCTCATTTCTCTCGTAAGCTTCGCCAGCCTGAGTTTTGTGGTCGCTTCGATCGCTGCCATCGTCTGCGGGGCGGCCGCTCAACGGGCGATTCGAAGGTATCCAGACCTGGTCACTGGGACCGGATTAGCCAATCTCGGCATCACACTGGGCCTGATTTCCGGCCTTGCGGCCCCGACGCTTTCCACTGTTCAGCATTCGATCATCTCTCGCCAGGCCCGCGACTATTCCACCCAGTTGGTCGAGGCTCTGGAATCCAAGGGAATGGCCGATGCCTTCTGGTTAGGCCAGCATCCCCAGGTTCGAGCTCAGATGACTCCTCAGGGCTTGATGAGCGACATTGAGAACACCCCCGAGCAGGAGATGGGCGGCCCCGACACTCGACTCAGCGCGATCCGTTCGATCAGTCAGCGCTTGGCCAGTGGCAATCAGCATATCCACTTCGACGAAATCGAAGGCCGAGGCTTCTCAGGAATTACGCCTTACGCCTTCGTCCGAGTCATGCTCGATGGACCGGAAACCGACGAGTTTCCGGCCGTCCAGTTTGCCCTTTTCCGTGTCGAAGGGGCGGATTATGAGGGTCAACGTCAGTGGTACATCAAAGACGTTGTGTATCCTTACGAGGCTGGTTCCCGGGCCAATGTCGTCGAGTCTGCTCACGGTCACGAGCATTGA
- a CDS encoding efflux RND transporter periplasmic adaptor subunit, producing the protein MKTRTSKRGLSWLAAMLVMAGMAASAAVLLPSASWSSDARAIPEGITRVPVVRQDLSVTVVASGELNSSENTLIECELEEMSERNAGGSRISTSGRSVIIDLIPEGSVVKKGDILCQIDGSEYEEMIRQKEIEVQKSAAQLEQVELDLQTAQISLTEYIDGLRIQQIQEYEGQVKLAEAQFKRQQDRLAWSEKMLPLGYISQSRYEQEKQLFLSDQIALDRVRLAYANYLKYTVPKMTQSLETQVDQRLSTAIYYRRRHERQLERLETYKEQLANCTIRAPHDGYVIYATDRRRDVPLAPGVEVRENMDLFYLPNLNSMQVEVTLNETIVERVRKDMPATVRITAFPEMILPGRVIKVERLPVTNRMSFFKDDVKDYRAIIETVSMPGLMPKMEAEVEIETDRRVDALVVPSEALAFEKGNSFCYVASDGGLECRRVEVRPGTIDMLQITGGLDEGEEVVLNPTQYDLEDLVIKTPAPQPLVTADPIEVGESHAALGSVSLY; encoded by the coding sequence ATGAAAACCCGAACGTCGAAGCGAGGGCTTTCCTGGCTCGCCGCAATGCTGGTCATGGCCGGCATGGCTGCCAGTGCGGCTGTCCTGCTCCCCTCGGCCTCCTGGTCGAGCGACGCTCGGGCGATCCCTGAAGGGATTACCCGGGTCCCCGTGGTTCGCCAAGACCTTTCCGTGACCGTGGTCGCCAGCGGGGAGCTCAACAGCTCCGAAAACACGCTGATCGAGTGCGAACTGGAAGAAATGAGTGAGCGAAACGCCGGTGGAAGCCGCATCTCCACCAGTGGCCGTTCTGTCATTATCGATCTCATTCCCGAAGGCTCGGTGGTGAAGAAGGGGGATATCCTCTGCCAGATTGACGGGAGCGAGTACGAGGAGATGATCCGGCAGAAGGAGATCGAAGTTCAAAAGTCTGCGGCGCAGTTGGAGCAAGTCGAACTGGACCTGCAAACCGCCCAGATCTCGCTGACCGAGTACATTGACGGGCTCCGCATCCAGCAGATTCAGGAGTATGAAGGTCAGGTCAAGCTGGCCGAGGCTCAATTTAAGCGGCAGCAAGATCGGCTTGCATGGTCAGAGAAAATGCTTCCTCTCGGTTACATCTCCCAGTCTCGGTACGAACAGGAAAAGCAACTCTTTCTGAGCGACCAGATCGCGCTCGACCGGGTTCGACTGGCTTACGCAAATTACCTAAAATACACCGTCCCGAAGATGACCCAGTCGCTTGAAACGCAAGTTGATCAGCGTCTCTCCACTGCGATTTATTATCGCCGTCGGCACGAGCGTCAGTTAGAACGGCTTGAAACCTACAAGGAACAGCTTGCCAACTGCACCATCCGTGCCCCGCACGACGGATACGTCATCTACGCCACAGATCGCAGGCGAGACGTGCCACTTGCCCCCGGTGTGGAAGTTCGGGAAAACATGGATCTCTTCTATCTCCCGAACCTGAACTCGATGCAGGTCGAGGTAACACTGAACGAGACGATCGTTGAACGAGTTCGCAAGGACATGCCGGCTACGGTCCGAATCACTGCGTTCCCTGAAATGATCTTGCCGGGCCGGGTGATCAAGGTCGAACGATTGCCAGTCACCAATCGCATGAGCTTTTTCAAGGATGATGTCAAGGACTACCGAGCGATCATCGAAACCGTCTCCATGCCCGGCCTGATGCCCAAGATGGAAGCTGAGGTGGAGATCGAGACGGATCGCCGGGTCGATGCCCTGGTGGTCCCATCCGAGGCGCTCGCATTCGAAAAGGGCAACTCCTTCTGCTATGTCGCCAGTGACGGAGGTCTTGAATGTCGGCGCGTTGAAGTCCGTCCGGGAACGATTGACATGCTTCAAATCACCGGAGGCCTGGACGAAGGGGAAGAGGTTGTGCTCAATCCGACCCAGTATGATCTGGAGGATTTGGTCATCAAGACACCTGCTCCGCAACCGCTCGTGACGGCCGATCCGATCGAGGTTGGTGAATCGCACGCGGCTCTGGGATCCGTCTCGCTGTACTGA